The Halobacillus amylolyticus nucleotide sequence CAACCCCAGCAAATACCGTTAACGCACTGAGGTCAATTCCGACAGTTGTTAAACTGACGATCACAGCAATAACCATAATCACGTAATGGAATACTCGCTCTAATGTAAAACGAATACCTCGGTCTAGACGGTACCGCTCATAGACGGCGGGCAGCAATAAATGATTCAGAATTTTCGACAGACGGTTGGCTAAAGAAATAATAAGGATGGCAATAACAATTAAAAATACAGAAATTCTTACCTCGCCTACGGTAAAAATGGCTTGAAATAACCATTTAGTTTTTGAAAAGTAAATCAATAGAAAAAGAAAGGCTCCGTTATAAGCGGCCCAATTGATAAATGAATTGAGTGCATGTTGGATGCGATTATTGTGTTTAATTGTTCGAACGATGACAAAATGCAGGATCCATTTTAATGCGAAGATGCCAAGTAAGGCGAAACAAACAAGTAAAGCATCTTGCCAGAAATACCATGTTATGATGTATTCCCAATTGTTTGACATAAAGATACTCCTCCAATAGATGATGGGGTCAGGATATATTATCTCATATCTCTAATTGAAGACAAATAAGGGATACTGGTTTGATAGCGAAAGCTTGTATGTTTGTAAAGGAGAAGAATTTTCACACCATTTACTTTCGTGAAAGGTAGGGGAGCAGTGACCATGAAAGAGTTTCAGAAAACGATAGAACAACATACATTTCACGTATATACAGAGGGCAGGGAACAATTGCCCGCTCTTGTCTGTCTTCATGGGGTGACGGCTGATTCGAAGACATTTACCGGGATGGTTGAGCACATGAAGAATCACTTTCATCTTATTTTATTGGATGGACCCGGCCATGGGAGGACCAGACCGCTTGTCCACGAAGAGGATTATGCGTTTTCATTCCTAGCGAAGCGGTTAGATCAAGTCATAATGCAGCTCACCAGTAAGCCATTTTTTATTATGGGACATTCTTGGGGTGCCGACCTGGCTCTTCATTATACAAAAGCCTTTCCGGAAAAAATAGAAGGTGTCATCTTGCTTGATGGTGGATATGTTTTCCCAGAGCACGTGCCAGGGTTAACGAAAGAGAAAGCCCTCTCCGCTTGGGGAGAGTACAGTCATACGAGTGTTTACTCATCCTGGGGAGAATTTGTTGATACTTATCAGGGATATACAACGAAAAAATGGGATGACACACTTGATCTAACAATTGCCTCAAACTTTAAGAAAGAAAAAGGAAAATATAGATTAGTAGCAGAATCCTTTTCCCTGTTATCAATGATTAAAGCTTTCTATCGGGAGCCTAGTTCAACTGCTTACACGGATATTAACTGTCCGACACTACTATTTCACGCTGCCTTACCATTAACCGATAAGTCTCGAAAGCAGGGTTTAAGACAGATTCAAGAAAGTATTCCAGACCTTAAGGTGATAGGAATCAAGAATACGAAACATAATGTCCATTGGGATGCACCTGAAAAAGTATCTCAAGAAATAAAATTGTGGATAGGAAATGACATCTTGGAGGTGGCCCATAATGCTGGAAAAATTCAAAATGTTTATACCACCTTTTGGCCAAGAACGAATGATTCGAATCTATTTACCAACTAAATACTATAAAGAGAATATAAGATTTCCTGTGTTATACATGCACGACGGTCAAAACGTATTTGAAGATCATGATGCGATTGGCGGAGTTTCCCTTGGACTTAAAGACTATCTCGATGACAAGGAACTTGATGTAATCGTTGTAGCCATTGATACTAGCCTAATAAAAGAGGATAGAGTGAACGAATATTGCCCATGGGCGGGGGGTGAGTTCAGTAAAGTGATCACGGGCAAGGATAGTGACTTAGGGGGCAAAGGGGGAGGGTACATAGAGTTTATTATCAATGAACTTAAACCTTTGATAGATCATAAGTATCGTACGCTTGAACATGATACTTCAATGGCAGGCATATCGTTAGGGGGCCTAATCACCACCTATGCGGCTTGCTGTTACCCTGATACTTTTTCTAAAGTTGGCGTGTTATCCTCCGCGTTTTGGCGTAATCAAGAAGAAATAGAAAAGCTGATTCATGTGTCGGATTTGTCAAAGGTTGACAGATTTTATCTAGACTGCGGGACGAGAGAAACGAGGGACGATTGGATAAATAGTAAATTTTTCGCCTGTAATCAATCAGTCTATGAAATGGTGAGCAAGAAAGTAGCGAAGACAAAGTTTGAGATAGTAGAAGGTGCTGAACACCATTATTCGTTTTTTCAACAGAGAGTTTCTGACGTTATAGCTTATTTGTTTCCCGGAAGCTCGAATGAAAGGTGAAAAGTCCTTCTCGTGTAATTAAAATCCAATTTATGGAGTAGGGTCGTTATATGTAAGATAGGTGGGGGTGTAAGAAACAATTTCTAAGTTACCTCCCCTATTCAATTGGAAGTAAGTTTAGTGAACCTACAAAAAGCTGAGGTATTCAGAGAAAGGATGAAGACTAATAAATTTGGCAAAAGCGTTCTATCTTAATGGGAAGAGCGTCTTTTTTACAGAAAAAACAGAAGGGATTATTAGAAAGGGAATAGAAATGGTAAAAGATGAACTACATCTAATTGGAGGAATTTTTTTAATGAGATATGCCGTTTCAGTTACAGATACCACATTTGTAAAAGAGATAGAAGAGAGTGGAATCAGCCTAAATGAGCAGTTGGCCGATTTTGCTAAGTCATTAGCAGAAATTACGAGCTTTGAAAAACCAAGAGGAATTGTTTTCCATGATCTCAAATCAGCAACAGAACTTTATTCAGAGATCCCGCTACCCGCCTATACTTCTAGAGACTTGATCCATATCAATCCATTAACTGAAGTTTGGAAAGACATTTTTTTGGAATCAGCCAGGGGAAAGAGCGTCACAAAAGCGGAATTGTATTACTCATCACTTGAGGACGTTGATGTTGCTATCATTGCTGCCCATGAGCTTACCCATCATGCTGACTTCTTTCGTGATGATTTTGAAGGTGATGAGGAGAATATGTGGTTTGAGGAAGGCATGTGCGATTACATTGCGAGAAAGTTCATGCTATCGGAAGAAAAGTTTGATGAAGTTTCAGAAGTGGAAAATCTTTTGATTGAGGCCTACAAAGAGGATTACGGTGAATATACACTTGACCAATTTGGAAAGTCAGGATATAGGCAAGGGAATAGTTCGGGTTATTCTGCTGACTTTTACGATTATTGGCGCAGTACGAAAACAGTGCGTACGCTTGTGGAGAAATATTTTGACGGGAGTGTTGGGGGGCTTATTGATTGTTATGAAAAGTGGGATGAAAAGGTCCCTCTCCATTTGTATTTTGTTAATCGTTTGGAACTGTCGGAAGAAGAGTCTAAGAGGTTGTGGTTTAGATAGAAATAGTTTTTCAGAAGGGGAAACCGGTCTAATATCACCATGATGAACATGCTTTGACTTTTATGAGTGGGCAGTGGAATGTTAACAAGGAGTTGGTCTAAGAGGATATAGACTGTAACTTCCCTTTACCAGCCCAAGGAGAGGTGTTGATAGTGACAAAAGCAGGAGCGGATTTTTATCGGAGCATCGCGCTTGTTTCCTTTTAGGAAGTCGGCAGATCAGCAGACGTAAAGAAAGCCCACTTGGTATGATCAGTAATCGCATACCTAAGCAGGCTGGGGATGTTTTATTTTAAAGCGTTTCGAATGCTTTAACAGCAGCTTCCGCAACCTGCACATCATGTTCTACTTTACTGCCGCTGACACCGACAGATCCGACTACTTTTCCTTCTTTAACGAGCGGGATTCCGCCGCCAAACACTACAATACGACCGTTATTGGTTGTGTTCAGTCCATAAAGTTCTGCTTTTGGTACGGTTGCATCTGCTAGATCAGATGTAGGCATCTTAAGGGCAACAGACGTCCATGCTTTATTTTGGGCAATGTCAACGCTTGCAAGCCAAGCATCGTCCATACGATGAACAGCAGTGAGGTTGCCTCCTTCATCATAGATCGATATAACCATCGCCACACCAAGGTTTTTCGCCTCTGTTTCTGCACTTTCAATCAGTTTCTTTGCCTTTTCCAATGTTAATTGACTCATGTTTGCATTCCCCACTTTCTGAAATTTAATTTACATAGACTACCTTCCACTTGTTATAATTTTAAAACATATCGTTAGGCTTTATTTTTCACAATATCAATCTGCTAATCGTTTTCCTGCCACGCCATAGTTCTGCTTGGACATTTCCTCTATAACAACAGTGACCGCTTCTTTGCGGGCACCTGTGGTATCTGTCACAGCGTCAGTTACTTTTTCAACCAAAGCCTGTTTCTGGTCGTCGCTTCGTCCTTCGAGCATTTGTACTGTAATAATCGGCATGCTGTTCTCTCCTTTAATGCGTTAATTGGGTTACTACACCTTCTTCTGCAAAAAACGTCAAATTCCTGCTTGCTTTTAATAGAATTTTTAGAGTTCTCTGTTGTGAAAAGTAGCATGCGATTATGTTAAAGTAGAAGCAACAGTTAGTCTAGAAGGAGGATGTCGTTTAGCATGAAGGAATTTGATCAATTTAAAAATAAAGATGAAGGCGAAAATAGTGATAAGAAGAAAAATCAATTTACGATCATAAAAGACGATTCAACTGATGGACATGGCGGATATGGGGTTGGGTCCATCAGTCTTGAGAATATGACACCTGTCATCGTCGATCCTAATGAAGAAGAGGCGTTCGTTGATATGGGGGCACTCCATGCACGAAGCAAGGTCGAGAAGCGGGTTCGTTTTAAGCCTGATCGTTTTGAGGTGCCAAATGGCAAGCTGTATTGGATTGCCTGGGTGACTGTCGCTCATCGTGAAGGTCTTCCTTGCTATTATGGGGTGGCTGGAAGTGAACTAGTCGTTGATCGTGAAATTCGCCGGGGTTATAAATCGATGCCGGAGCATGTTAATCAGATGGACAAATCATTGAAAGGACGCTTTGTTGTCGAGCATATGGATGAGAAGTCGAAGCGGATCCTTGGTGAATATTTACGTGATTTCAAACCAGAACTTTGGGAAAATACTGGTCAAGAATTGAAAGACTCACTTGGAGTACAATAACTGAGCTGCTGTGCCTTCTCTTTTT carries:
- a CDS encoding alpha/beta fold hydrolase gives rise to the protein MKEFQKTIEQHTFHVYTEGREQLPALVCLHGVTADSKTFTGMVEHMKNHFHLILLDGPGHGRTRPLVHEEDYAFSFLAKRLDQVIMQLTSKPFFIMGHSWGADLALHYTKAFPEKIEGVILLDGGYVFPEHVPGLTKEKALSAWGEYSHTSVYSSWGEFVDTYQGYTTKKWDDTLDLTIASNFKKEKGKYRLVAESFSLLSMIKAFYREPSSTAYTDINCPTLLFHAALPLTDKSRKQGLRQIQESIPDLKVIGIKNTKHNVHWDAPEKVSQEIKLWIGNDILEVAHNAGKIQNVYTTFWPRTNDSNLFTN
- a CDS encoding alpha/beta hydrolase; amino-acid sequence: MLEKFKMFIPPFGQERMIRIYLPTKYYKENIRFPVLYMHDGQNVFEDHDAIGGVSLGLKDYLDDKELDVIVVAIDTSLIKEDRVNEYCPWAGGEFSKVITGKDSDLGGKGGGYIEFIINELKPLIDHKYRTLEHDTSMAGISLGGLITTYAACCYPDTFSKVGVLSSAFWRNQEEIEKLIHVSDLSKVDRFYLDCGTRETRDDWINSKFFACNQSVYEMVSKKVAKTKFEIVEGAEHHYSFFQQRVSDVIAYLFPGSSNER
- a CDS encoding GlcG/HbpS family heme-binding protein — its product is MSQLTLEKAKKLIESAETEAKNLGVAMVISIYDEGGNLTAVHRMDDAWLASVDIAQNKAWTSVALKMPTSDLADATVPKAELYGLNTTNNGRIVVFGGGIPLVKEGKVVGSVGVSGSKVEHDVQVAEAAVKAFETL
- a CDS encoding 2-hydroxymuconate tautomerase encodes the protein MPIITVQMLEGRSDDQKQALVEKVTDAVTDTTGARKEAVTVVIEEMSKQNYGVAGKRLAD
- a CDS encoding YwhD family protein, which encodes MKEFDQFKNKDEGENSDKKKNQFTIIKDDSTDGHGGYGVGSISLENMTPVIVDPNEEEAFVDMGALHARSKVEKRVRFKPDRFEVPNGKLYWIAWVTVAHREGLPCYYGVAGSELVVDREIRRGYKSMPEHVNQMDKSLKGRFVVEHMDEKSKRILGEYLRDFKPELWENTGQELKDSLGVQ